A part of Cryptococcus tetragattii IND107 chromosome 3, whole genome shotgun sequence genomic DNA contains:
- a CDS encoding sorting nexin-41, with translation MDSDTSPNPFASSPASSPSPLPSLPPPVPRKPSSLISAASGSPPPTHRASFPDPSRHPKMGATVPGPKPKTDFCCSIDKDISAGEQVHIVDALKTTEGGTASYITYVIRLGTHTVRRRYSAFLSLHQALTGLYPVLIIPPIPSKQSLTDYAVKGQSKAREDATIIARRKRLLEDFLRRLVRHPILGGEHVLHRFLEEDVSWSEVLHSPPISLLSKNPLHAPSHNPTFQPTSPTSPSEAPATTSYIAHHLLPTPSPSHPLRQPDQRFMDSEAFTEKFQSHFSGTMEKVNRRVTKRWGERAHDMSELGGIWNGFSLLEQGKLGEAIEKVGRAVDADYLATAALLQSWEKTTTEPLHIYSQFATLIRARLSFRHQKHVQYELVQEALETQRDKLEILENAEREAKRLEEALERGGNVLTGPQIEPVPARDEQERAQRRARATQGFGLLSAVKHSLSGMIDMDPEATRRANIAKTRDNISQLEDSYQAAAQDLKYASMTLQADLDRFQRQKVADLREMAINLSQVHRDWCKQNLEAWKAAQAAVREIDLHPNRPPQTQPQSEQSHAGPSSTALHPHQTEEDVSKLDDVDAVKNEIEKMEIADKPLPKQPSLTGTAGDGVVSSPPLPGHGNDTEEHEGDGPLGPL, from the exons ATGGATTCGGACACCTCCCCCAACCCCTTCGCCTCCTCCCCCGCCTCCAGCCCGTCCCCTCTCCCgtccctccctccccccgTTCCCCGCAAGCCTTCCTCGCTCATCTCCGCTGCGTCGGGCTCACCCCCTCCCACCCACAGGGCCAGCTTTCCGGACCCCTCGAGGCATCCGAAGATGGGCGCCACAGTCCCAGGCCCAAAGCCCAAGACCGACTTCTGCTGTTCCATAGACAAAGACATCTCCGCCGGCGAACAGGTTCATATTGTCGACGCCCTGAAGACCACAGAGGGTGGCACAGCCAGCTATATCACCTATGTCATCCGTTTAGGA ACCCATACAGTCCGACGCCGGTACTCGGCTTTTCTCTCACTCCATCAAGCGCTCACTGGCCTTTACCCTGTACTAATCATACCTCCAATCCCCTCCAAACAATCACTTACAGACTATGCTGTCAAGGGGCAAAGCAAAGCTAGAGAAGATGCGACAATCATTGCTCGTAGGAAGAGGCTGCTCGAAGATTTCTTGAGAAGACTGGTCAGGCATCCTATTCTGGGAGGTGAACATGTGCTGCATCGTTTCTTGGAGGAAGACGTCAGCTGG TCCGAAGtcctccattctccacCAATCTCACTGCTCTCAAAGAACCCTTTACACGCCCCATCACATAATCCAACGTTCCAGCCGACTTCCCCGACATCTCCCTCTGAAGCGCCTGCGACAACGTCTTACATTGcccaccatcttcttccgaccccatccccttctcatcctttgCGCCAACCCGACCAGCGTTTCATGGATTCCGAAGCTTTTACTGAGAAATTCCAGTCTCATTTCTCTGGAACCATGGAGAAGGTCAACAGGCGAGTGACCAAACGCTGGGGAGAAAGAGCGCATGACATGTCGGAGCTTGGTGGTATCTGGAACGGTTTCAGCTTGCTTGAGCAAGGAAAACTTGGCGAGGCAATTGAAAAAGTCGGACGAGCTGTTGATGCCGACTATCTGGCTACTGCCGCCTTG TTACAATCATGGGAGAAGACAACAACTGAACCGCTTCACATTTACTCTCAATTTGCTACGTTGATCCGAGCTCGTCTGTCCTTTAGGCACCAGAAACACGTCCAATATGAGCTTGTCCAAGAGGCTCTTGAGACTCAGCGGGATAAACTGGAAATCCTTGAAAATGCTGAGCGTGAGGCAaagagattggaagaagctctAGAACGGGGTGGTAATGTCCTCACTGGTCCTCAGATAGAGCCCGTACCTGCTCGAGATGAACAAGAGCGAGCTCAGAGGAGGGCAAGAGCAACTCAAGGATTTGGGCTGTTATCTGCCGTCAAGCATAGTCTAAGTGGGATGATTGATATGGATCCTGAGGCGACGAGAAGGGCCAATATTGCCAAGACCAGAGACAATATTTCACAA TTGGAAGACTCTTATCAAGCAGCAGCGCAAGACCTCAAATACGCGTCCATGACATTGCAAGCCGACCTTGACAGGTTCCAAAGGCAGAAAGTCGCTGATCTTCGAGAAATGGCCATCAATCTGTCTCAAGTACATAGGGACTGGTGCAAACAG AATCTTGAAGCTTGGAAGGCCGCCCAGGCAGCGGTTCGAGAGATcgatcttcatccaaatcGGCCTCCTCAAACGCAGCCGCAGTCAGAACAGTCGCACGCGGGACCGTCGTCGACGGcgcttcatcctcatcaaacGGAGGAGGATGTCTCTAAACTCGACGACGTAGACGCAGTGAAGAatgagattgaaaagatggagattgcTGATAAACCTTTACCGAAGCAGCCCTCTTTGACCGGAACCGCAGGAGATGGGGtagtctcttctcctccactgccGGGGCATGGGAATGATACTGAGGAGCACGAAGGGGATGGACCATTGGGGCCGTTGTAA
- a CDS encoding AMP deaminase — protein MSHSPDDPYTSHSPSPFPSPLPIPTPTYEHDLNGPPHAHSSPAFDYHEERRTHLKDEIWMSHHLPRLPPPSASEAGSSVRTDGGTSFKSRMAPGDYFDTSSPTGPGRQLSPKASFNPSVLRANMSNVEKGGEGMTMREQDAGPDVNDLGTALRQATLRLDKESTMLSPSGPEYGDLDPGPVLLHRQERDAQERLDLEEENQEKELAMKAFAGEEEGQTQAQPQHPSVVQQGIGNELDSLYASFSRCLELRDKYLELSNQRLGDNPRDHDGTFHGFNPPSAGDVMGLKPEYDPEMAEIPGEAKDDIPTWNIYPPPPPPRWHWKAAQDGVHPEPATLEDNNKRSAVYHRDVEVFNVEDCEIPGKDEGKTFEVNDEGVFTVYIDNVKAPAVCDGQSPVHQANGQISDSDDKQPLSRVPRLKEYFTDLDFLLGVCSDGPAKSFAFRRLKYLQSKWSLYCLLNEYQELADMKAVPHRDFYNVRKVDTHIHHSASMNQKHLLRFIKSKLKKSPDEIVIHRDDKDLTLKQVFESLNLTAYDLSIDMLDMHAHQEFHRFDRFNDRYNPTGSSRLREIFLKTDNLLKGKYLAELTHELITDLEQSKYQHSEWRLSIYGRNMNEWDNLAKWVVNNKLISHNVRWLIQVPRLYEVYKGQGLVDSFEDVVCNVFQPLFEVTQDPSSHPELHIFLQRVVGFDSVDDESKPERRLYRKFPTAKMWNTKQSPPYSYWIYYMYANMASLNAWRRSRGFNTFVLRPHCGEAGDPDHLSSAFLTAHSISHGILLRKVPALQYLFYLKQIGLAMSPLSNNALFLTYERNPFKDFFRTGLNVSLSTDDPLQFHFTASHLLEEYSCAAQIYKLTPADMCELARNSVLQSGWEMQVKKHWLGQKWYLPGAAGNDIHKTNVPTIRLAYRHATLLEELALIHHGKHSPSATPTHLKPTTTTIKPEKPGLPKHSSDVGAAAMAMSSGVPVAHLVGGASELDRRSLERKRAISGADKQVQVPDTAN, from the exons ATGTCCCATTCCCCAGACGACCCATACACGAGCcactcaccctctccttttccatccccacTCCCAATCCCCACCCCCACTTATGAGCATGACCTCAATGGCCCGCCCCATGCTCACTCCTCGCCCGCTTTCGACTATCACGAGGAGCGCAGGACCCActtgaaggatgagatcTGGATGTCCCATCATTTGCCTCGTCTCCCGCCTCCAAGCGCCTCAGAGGCAGGCTCTTCCGTCCGCACAGACGGCGGCACCAGTTTCAAAAGCAGGATGGCCCCCGGGGATTATTTCGATACGAGCAGTCCAACTGGCCCTGGGCGACAGCTCAGTCCTAAAGCGTCGTTCAATCCTTCAGTGCTGCGTGCTAATATGTCCAATGTAGAGAAAGGTGGGGAAGGTATGACGATGCGTGAGCAAGATGCAGGTCCTGATGTCAACGATCTTGGCACCGCATTGCGTCAAGCAACTCTCCGCCTCGACAAAGAATCTACCATGCTCTCACCCTCAGGTCCAGAGTACGGAGACCTTGATCCTGGACCGGTCCTCCTCCACAGACAGGAAAGGGACGCTCAGGAAAGGCTAgatcttgaagaggagaatcaggagaaggagttAGCTATGAAGGCTTTTgcaggtgaagaggaaggacagACACAGGCGCAGCCTCAGCATCCCAGTGTAGTTC AACAAGGGATTGGAAATGAACTGGATTCGCTCTA CGCATCATTTTCGCGCTGTCTCGAGCTTCGTGACAAGTACCTCGAACTTTCCAATCAACGATTGGGCGATAACCCACGAGACCACGATGGAACGTTCCACGGGTTCAATCCTCCGTCCGCAGGTGATGTGATGGGTCTCAAGCCCGAATACGATCCCGAAATGGCTGAAATCCCAGGCGAGGCCAAAGATGATATCCCTACCTGGAATATTtatcctccccctcccccgccTCGTTGGCATTGGAAGGCCGCCCAGGATGGCGTTCATCCTGAGCCTGCAACGCTAGAAGATAATAACAAGCGATCAGCTGTATACCACAGGGATGTGGAAGTCTTCAATGTGGAAGACTGTGAAATTCCgggcaaggatgaaggaaagacaTTCGAGGTCAATGATGAAGGCGTGTTCACCGTTTACATCGACAATGTCAAGGCCCCCGCGGTCTGCGATGGGCAATCCCCCGTGCATCAAGCAAATGGACAAATCTCAGACTCAGACGACAAACAACCTCTTTCGCGCGTCCCCAGGCTGAAGGAGTACTTCACCGACCTTgacttccttcttggtgTATGTTCTGATGGTCCTGCCAAGAGTTTTGCTTTCAGGAGGCTCAAGTACCTTCAAAGCAAGTGGAGTCTTTATTGTTTGTTGAACGAGTATCAAGAATTGGCGGATATGAAGGCTGTACCCCATCG AGACTTCTACAATGTCCGAAAAGTTGACACTCACATTCACCATTCTGCAAGCATGAACCAGAAGCATCTTTTACGATTCATCAAGTCCAAGCTCAAAAAGTCACCTGAT GAAATCGTCATTCATAGAGATGACAAGGATCTCACGCTTAAGCAGGTCTTTGAGTCGCTTAATCTCACAGCATATGATCTTTCCATTGATATGCTTGACATGCACGCCCACCAA GAATTTCACCGATTCGACAGGTTCAACGACCGGTACAATCCAACCGGATCCTCCCGTCTTCGTGaaatcttcctcaagaCTGACAACTTGTTAAAGGGGAAGTATTTGGCTGAGCTCACACACG AATTAATCACAGACCTGGAACAGAGTAAATACCAGCACTCTGAGTGGCGTCTCTCCATCTATGGCCG TAACATGAATGAATGGGATAATCTTGCAAAATGGGTCGTCAACAATAAGCTCATTTCGCATAACGTTAGATGGTTGATTCAAGTTCCGAGACTCTATGAGGTTTACAAGGGTCAGGGGTTGGTCGACAGTTTCGAGGATGTTGTTTGCA ACGTTTTCCAACCCTTGTTTGAAGTAACTCAAGacccctcttcccatcctgAGCTTCATATTTTCCTTCAGCGAGTCGTAGGGTTTGACTCTGTCGACGATGAATCCAAACCTGAGAGGCGACTTTATCGCAAGTTCCCGACCGCCAAAATGTGGAACACTAAACAAAGTCCGCCTTACAGTTACTG GATCTACTACATGTACGCTAACATGGCGAGCCTCAATGCTTGGCGTCGTTCTCGCGGTTTCA ACACTTTCGTTCTCCGGCCTCATTGTGGTGAAGCCGGTGATCCCGACCATCTTTCATCAGCGTTCCTCACTGCTCATTCAATTTCTCACGGTATTCTTCTTCGTAAGGTCCCTGCGTTGCAGTACCTATTCTATCTCAAGCAAATTGGACTGGCTATGTCTCCGTTGAGTAATAATGCCTTGTTCTTGACGTACGAGAGGAATCCATTCAAAGACTTTTTCAGGACTGGGTTAAATGTGTCACTGTCAACAG ATGATCCCCTTCAGTTCCACTTCACTGCCTCCCATTTGCTTGAAGAGTACTCATGCGCTGCGCAAATTTACAAGCTTACCCCTGCCGACATGTGTGAGCTGGCGCGTAACTCTGTTCTTCAATCTGGCTGGGAAATGCAAGTCAAAAAGCATTGGTTAGGTCAAAAGTGGTATTTGCCTGGTGCTGCTGGCAATGATATTCATAAGACCAATGTCCCCACGATCAGGTTGGCCTATCGACATGCTACTTTACTGGAGGAGCT TGCTCTCATTCACCACGGGAAGCATTCCCCAAGTGCTACCCCGACCCATTTAAAGCCAACCACTACTACTATTAAACCAGAGAAGCCCGGTCTTCCGAAGCATTCTTCCGACGTTGGGGCCGCCGCTATGGCCATGTCATCTGGTGTTCCTGTTGCACATCTTGTTGGGGGAGCGTCTGAGCTTGATCGGCGCAGtctggagaggaagagagctATAAGTGGAGCGGATAAGCAAGTACAGGTCCCTGATACTGCTAATTAG